The following are encoded in a window of Cervus canadensis isolate Bull #8, Minnesota chromosome 11, ASM1932006v1, whole genome shotgun sequence genomic DNA:
- the KCNJ11 gene encoding ATP-sensitive inward rectifier potassium channel 11 yields the protein MLSRKGIIPEEYVLTRLAEDPAEPRYRARERKARFVSKNGNCNVAHKNIREQGRFLQDVFTTLVDLKWPYTLLIFTMSFLCSWLLFAMVWWLIAFAHGDLAPGEGAAVPCVTSIHSFSSAFLFSIEVQVTIGFGGRMVTEECPLAILILIVQNIVGLMINAIMLGCIFMKTAQAHRRAETLIFSKHAVIALRHGRLCFMLRVGDLRKSMIISATIHMQVVRKTTSPEGEVVPLHQVDIPMENGVGGNSIFLVAPLIIYHVIDANSPLYDLAPCDLHHHQDLEIIVILEGVVETTGITTQARTSYLADEILWGQRFVPIVTEEDGRYSVDYSKFGNTIKVPTPVCTARQLEEDPTLLDVLTLARGPLRKRSVAVAKAKPKFSISPDSLS from the coding sequence ATGCTGTCCCGCAAAGGCATCATCCCCGAGGAGTATGTGCTCACGCGACTAGCCGAGGACCCCGCAGAGCCCCGGTACCGTGCCCGTGAGCGGAAAGCCCGCTTCGTATCCAAGAACGGCAACTGCAACGTGGCCCACAAGAACATCCGGGAGCAAGGCCGCTTCCTACAGGACGTGTTCACCACACTGGTGGATCTCAAGTGGCCATACACGCTGCTCATCTTCACCATGTCTTTCCTGTGCAGCTGGCTACTCTTTGCCATGGTCTGGTGGCTCATCGCCTTTGCCCACGGTGACCTGGCCCCTGGCGAGGGTGCCGCTGTGCCCTGCGTCACCAGCATCCACTCCTTTTCATCtgccttccttttctccattgaggTCCAGGTGACCATTGGTTTTGGCGGCCGCATGGTGACTGAGGAGTGCCCTCTGGCCATCCTGATCCTCATTGTGCAGAACATCGTGGGGCTCATGATCAACGCCATCATGCTGGGCTGCATCTTCATGAAGACGGCCCAGGCCCACCGGCGGGCCGAGACCCTCATCTTCAGCAAGCATGCAGTCATCGCCCTGCGCCACGGCCGCCTCTGCTTCATGCTGCGCGTGGGTGACCTCCGCAAGAGCATGATCATCAGTGCCACCATCCACATGCAGGTGGTACGCAAGACCACCAGCCCTGAGGGTGAGGTGGTCCCCCTCCACCAGGTGGACATCCCCATGGAGAATGGTGTGGGTGGCAATAGCATCTTCCTGGTGGCTCCGCTCATCATCTACCACGTCATTGACGCCAACAGCCCGCTCTATGACCTGGCGCCCTGCGACCTGCACCACCATCAGGACCTTGAGATCATCGTCATCCTGGAAGGTGTGGTGGAAACCACGGGCATCACCACCCAGGCCCGCACCTCCTACCTGGCCGACGAGATCCTGTGGGGCCAACGCTTTGTACCCATTGTGACCGAGGAGGATGGCCGCTACTCCGTGGACTACTCCAAGTTTGGCAACACCATCAAAGTGCCCACGCCAGTCTGCACGGCCCGCCAGCTTGAGGAGGACCCCACCCTGCTGGATGTCCTGACCCTCGCTCGTGGGCCCTTACGCAAGCGCAGTGTGGCCGTGGCCAAGGCCAAGCCCAAGTTCAGCATCTCTCCAGACTCCCTGTCCTGA